One window of Arthrobacter oryzae genomic DNA carries:
- a CDS encoding pyruvate kinase, with translation MGPGERIWFDDGKIGGVITDVRTGELTAEILSAATRGSRLRAEKGINFPDSRLTVPALTEQDLANLERVKKLADIVSMSFVRTAADVRDLLSRLDAEQDRNLDILLKIETVAAFESLPEILLELMKWADVGVMIARGDLAVEAGFERLAEVQEEILWLCEAAHVPVIWATQVLDTLARTGLPSRAEVTDAAMAQRAECVMLNKGPIINEAISMLADILGRMQDHTRKKRSLLRRLRAWDR, from the coding sequence GTGGGTCCCGGGGAAAGGATCTGGTTCGACGACGGCAAGATCGGCGGGGTGATCACTGACGTTCGGACCGGGGAACTGACCGCCGAGATTCTTTCCGCTGCTACGCGGGGCTCACGCCTCCGGGCCGAAAAAGGCATCAACTTCCCCGACAGCCGGCTCACAGTCCCGGCGCTGACAGAGCAGGACCTCGCAAACCTCGAACGCGTCAAGAAATTAGCCGACATCGTGAGTATGTCCTTCGTCCGCACAGCGGCCGACGTCCGCGATCTCCTGTCCCGCCTGGACGCCGAGCAGGACCGCAACCTGGATATCCTGCTCAAGATCGAGACAGTGGCAGCCTTTGAATCCCTGCCCGAAATCCTTCTCGAACTGATGAAGTGGGCCGATGTCGGCGTCATGATTGCCCGCGGCGACCTCGCCGTGGAGGCGGGATTTGAACGACTGGCAGAAGTCCAGGAGGAAATTCTCTGGCTCTGCGAGGCCGCCCACGTGCCGGTCATCTGGGCAACTCAGGTGCTGGACACCCTGGCCAGGACCGGTCTGCCCTCGCGCGCTGAAGTGACCGACGCCGCGATGGCACAGCGCGCTGAATGCGTCATGCTCAACAAGGGCCCGATCATCAACGAAGCCATCAGCATGCTCGCAGACATTCTGGGCCGGATGCAGGACCACACCCGGAAGAAACGTAGCCTGCTGAGGCGTCTCCGGGCCTGGGACCGCTGA
- a CDS encoding three-helix bundle dimerization domain-containing protein — MSEAEKETIVLAVVDRLSVRFPEAPRTHIAGIVGEEYESLAGGRIRSYIPTLVEHEARSRLKREFTFEPAEGHS; from the coding sequence GTGAGTGAAGCGGAAAAAGAAACCATTGTCCTTGCGGTTGTCGACCGACTCTCAGTTCGTTTTCCCGAGGCGCCGCGGACGCATATCGCAGGGATCGTCGGCGAAGAGTACGAGTCCCTGGCCGGCGGACGTATCAGGAGTTACATTCCCACCCTGGTTGAGCATGAGGCCAGGAGCCGACTGAAACGGGAATTCACCTTCGAGCCGGCCGAGGGCCATTCGTAG